The Hyalangium gracile region ATGCACGGGGCCCAGCCGCTGGAGCGCAGCCAGGCGCCGTGGCTGCACGAGATGGTGGAGGAGCTGGCCGGGCGCGCGGGCATGCCCAAGCCGAAGGTGTACCTGCTGCCCACGCACACGCCCAACGCGTTCGCCACGGGCCGCAGCCCGAAGCACGCCGCGGTGGCGGTGACGGCCGGCATCATGGAGCTCCTCGATCGCCGTGAGCTGCGAGGCGTGCTGGCGCACGAGCTGGCGCACGTACGCAACCGGGACACGCTGATCGGCACGGTGGCGGCCACGCTGGCGGGCGTCATCAGCTACGCGGCGCAGATGCTCTTCTGGTTCGGCGGCTCGCTGCTGAGCCGGAGCGACGACGACGAGGAGGGCGGCCTGGCGGGCGCGCTGTCGAGCCTGGGCGTGCTGCTGGTGGCGCCAATCGCGGCCACGCTGCTGCAGCTGGCGGTGAGCCGCTCGCGCGAGTACGGCGCGGACGCCACGGGTGCCGAGCTGAGCGGCGATCCCGAGGCGCTGGCGAGCGCTCTGATGAAGCTGGAGCGCGGCGCGCAGCTGATGCCCTACGACAGGGCGCCGGCCACCTCGCACCTGTTCATCGTGAACCCGCTGTCGGGCGGGGCGATCATGTCGCTGTTCTCCACGCACCCGCCGATCCCCGAGCGCGTGCGGCGCCTGCAGGCGATGAGCGCCCGGTCCTGGCG contains the following coding sequences:
- a CDS encoding zinc metalloprotease HtpX — translated: MSYYSSTYDTSPRGGAPLRGSGWHRLGNALKTTVLLAGLTALVLLIGQKLGGARGLAFAGFFVVVMNFVSYWFSDRIALAMHGAQPLERSQAPWLHEMVEELAGRAGMPKPKVYLLPTHTPNAFATGRSPKHAAVAVTAGIMELLDRRELRGVLAHELAHVRNRDTLIGTVAATLAGVISYAAQMLFWFGGSLLSRSDDDEEGGLAGALSSLGVLLVAPIAATLLQLAVSRSREYGADATGAELSGDPEALASALMKLERGAQLMPYDRAPATSHLFIVNPLSGGAIMSLFSTHPPIPERVRRLQAMSARSWRPGF